One segment of Alistipes finegoldii DSM 17242 DNA contains the following:
- a CDS encoding histidine-type phosphatase, whose product MNRLALKLRFCAAFLLLGLWGADAQTAREQIAAVPERAGGIYHSYEYRPAAAAPAPDGYTPFYISHYGRHGSRWHASESVYAGPLKILRKAAEAGALTPLGRDVLGRVEIIAADADKRYGDLSPRGVAEHRGIAERMYKAYPEVFSTADGRECRIESRSTLVPRCILSMAAFNERLKELNPAIRTTRESSARYMPYMGNNKGLDAQRDRTLKTADSVRAARLIPDRLMKSLFSDPEFVKREVKKPRKLMEQLLLQAAIMQDVDYLGISLYDLFTGEEIYAAWEDENFRRYVMFGPSKRFGDPIIADAKPLLRNIVETAEEVIGGGKELAASLRFGHDVNVIPLLALLGVEGASARVSTPEEAAEVWQVHRVSPMAANVQFIFFRNPAGDVLVRILHNERDAGLPLGGGPYYRWETFRDYCKSLYE is encoded by the coding sequence ATGAACAGACTTGCATTGAAACTGAGGTTCTGCGCGGCGTTCCTGCTGCTCGGCTTGTGGGGAGCGGACGCCCAGACGGCCCGCGAACAGATCGCGGCCGTTCCCGAACGCGCGGGCGGAATCTACCATTCATACGAATACCGGCCCGCTGCGGCGGCTCCGGCGCCCGACGGGTACACGCCGTTCTACATCAGCCATTACGGCCGCCACGGCAGCCGCTGGCATGCCTCTGAAAGCGTCTATGCCGGGCCGCTGAAAATCCTGCGCAAAGCCGCCGAAGCCGGTGCGCTGACGCCGCTGGGTCGTGATGTGCTGGGCCGCGTCGAGATCATCGCGGCCGACGCCGACAAACGTTACGGCGACCTTTCGCCGCGCGGGGTCGCCGAACACCGGGGCATCGCCGAGCGCATGTACAAGGCTTATCCCGAAGTTTTCTCTACGGCAGACGGCCGCGAATGCCGTATCGAGAGCCGCTCGACCCTCGTGCCGCGCTGCATCCTGAGCATGGCGGCTTTCAACGAGCGGCTCAAGGAGCTGAATCCCGCGATCCGGACCACGCGCGAGTCGAGCGCGCGCTACATGCCCTATATGGGCAACAACAAGGGACTCGATGCCCAGCGCGACCGGACCCTGAAAACGGCCGACAGCGTGCGCGCCGCGCGCCTGATTCCCGACCGGCTGATGAAGTCGCTTTTCTCCGATCCCGAATTCGTCAAACGCGAGGTCAAAAAGCCCCGCAAACTGATGGAGCAGCTGCTTTTGCAGGCCGCGATCATGCAGGACGTCGATTATCTGGGCATTTCGCTGTACGACCTCTTCACCGGGGAGGAGATATATGCCGCATGGGAGGACGAGAACTTCCGCCGTTATGTGATGTTCGGTCCTTCGAAGCGTTTCGGCGATCCGATCATCGCCGACGCCAAACCCCTGCTGCGCAACATCGTCGAGACGGCCGAAGAGGTGATCGGCGGCGGAAAGGAGCTGGCCGCGTCGCTGCGCTTCGGCCACGACGTGAATGTCATCCCGCTGTTGGCGCTGCTGGGCGTCGAGGGCGCTTCGGCCCGCGTTTCGACGCCCGAAGAGGCTGCCGAAGTGTGGCAGGTCCACCGCGTTTCGCCCATGGCGGCCAACGTGCAGTTCATCTTCTTCCGCAACCCGGCGGGCGACGTTCTGGTGCGCATCCTGCACAACGAGCGCGATGCCGGACTGCCCCTTGGCGGCGGTCCCTATTACCGCTGGGAAACCTTCCGGGATTACTGCAAATCGCTGTACGAATAA
- a CDS encoding serine dehydratase subunit alpha family protein: MFSPNERAKIIALINREVVPAIGCTEPIAVALCTARAAELLDTQPEKIEVRLSANILKNAMGVGIPGTGMIGLPIAVALGALVGRSEYQLEVLRDVTPEAVGRGARYIDEKRVCISLKEDIAEKLYIEVEASAGERRAVAVIAGGHTAFVYLERDGEVLLDKRTASVAEEEAGEVPLTLRRVWDFAMTAPLDELRFILETRRVNKAAAERAFAGEFGHCVGRTLRCERERRVMGDSIFSRILSYTSAACDARMAGAMIPVMSNSGSGNQGIAATLPVVVYADETAADEEHTIRALVLSHLTVIYIKQSLGRLSALCGCVVAATGSSCGITYLMGGAYEQVAAAVKNMIANLTGMICDGAKPSCSMKLTSGVSTAVLSAMMAMDGHCVTPVEGIIEEDVDKCIRNLTAIGRDGMNETDRLVLGIMTHKC; encoded by the coding sequence ATGTTTTCCCCGAACGAACGAGCGAAAATCATCGCCCTTATCAACCGCGAAGTTGTGCCCGCCATCGGCTGTACCGAACCGATCGCCGTGGCTTTGTGTACGGCGCGCGCCGCCGAACTGCTCGACACGCAGCCCGAAAAGATCGAGGTGCGCCTGAGCGCCAATATCCTCAAGAATGCGATGGGCGTGGGCATTCCCGGCACGGGAATGATCGGCCTGCCGATCGCCGTGGCGCTGGGTGCGCTGGTCGGCCGTTCGGAATATCAACTGGAGGTCCTGCGCGACGTGACGCCCGAAGCCGTCGGGCGGGGCGCCCGTTATATCGACGAAAAGCGCGTCTGCATCTCGCTGAAGGAGGATATCGCCGAAAAACTCTATATCGAGGTCGAAGCTTCGGCCGGAGAACGCCGCGCCGTGGCGGTGATCGCAGGCGGACATACCGCCTTCGTCTATCTCGAACGCGACGGCGAGGTGCTGCTCGACAAACGCACGGCATCCGTCGCCGAAGAGGAGGCGGGCGAGGTGCCCCTGACCCTGCGCCGCGTCTGGGATTTCGCCATGACGGCGCCGCTCGATGAACTGCGCTTCATCCTCGAAACCCGCCGCGTGAACAAAGCCGCCGCCGAGCGGGCCTTCGCCGGGGAGTTCGGGCACTGCGTCGGCCGCACGCTGCGCTGCGAGCGGGAGCGGCGGGTGATGGGCGACAGCATCTTCTCGCGCATCCTCTCCTATACCTCCGCGGCCTGCGACGCCCGCATGGCCGGGGCCATGATCCCCGTGATGAGCAATTCGGGTAGCGGCAATCAGGGCATCGCCGCGACGCTCCCCGTGGTGGTCTATGCCGACGAGACCGCGGCCGACGAGGAACATACGATCCGTGCGCTGGTGCTGAGCCACCTCACGGTGATCTATATCAAACAGAGTCTCGGCCGTCTGTCTGCCTTGTGCGGCTGCGTCGTGGCGGCGACGGGATCGAGCTGCGGCATCACCTACCTGATGGGCGGCGCCTACGAGCAGGTCGCCGCGGCGGTCAAGAATATGATCGCCAACCTCACCGGCATGATCTGCGACGGGGCCAAGCCCAGTTGTTCGATGAAACTCACGAGCGGCGTCTCGACCGCCGTGCTCTCGGCCATGATGGCGATGGACGGTCACTGCGTGACGCCCGTCGAGGGAATTATCGAGGAGGACGTCGACAAGTGCATCCGCAACCTGACGGCCATCGGCCGCGACGGCATGAACGAGACCGACCGGCTCGTGCTGGGAATCATGACGCATAAATGTTAA
- a CDS encoding NUDIX hydrolase — protein MENPKSRAWKVVKSEYLARKPWFTVRHERIELPDGRSIPDYYVFEYPDWVNVIAITKEGKFVFIDQYRHGLGETNYEIPAGVAEPDDASMLAAAQRELAEETGYGGGEWRELLVVAPNPATQSNLTYCYLATGVERLGAQRLDATEDIRVHLFTAAEVRELLTGGGIRQALMAAPLWRYAAEYGL, from the coding sequence ATGGAAAATCCGAAAAGCCGCGCATGGAAAGTCGTGAAGAGCGAGTACCTCGCCCGCAAACCGTGGTTCACCGTACGCCACGAGCGCATCGAACTGCCCGACGGGCGCAGCATACCCGACTATTACGTCTTCGAGTACCCCGACTGGGTGAACGTGATCGCCATAACCAAAGAGGGTAAATTCGTATTCATCGACCAGTACCGTCACGGGCTGGGCGAAACGAATTACGAAATCCCGGCGGGCGTGGCCGAGCCGGACGATGCGTCGATGCTGGCCGCGGCGCAGCGCGAACTGGCCGAGGAGACCGGTTACGGCGGCGGCGAATGGCGCGAACTGCTGGTCGTGGCCCCGAATCCCGCCACGCAGAGCAACCTGACGTACTGCTACTTGGCGACGGGCGTGGAGCGGCTCGGCGCCCAGCGGCTCGACGCCACGGAGGATATCCGCGTGCATCTGTTCACGGCCGCCGAGGTGCGCGAACTGCTCACGGGCGGCGGCATCCGGCAGGCGCTGATGGCCGCACCGCTATGGCGTTACGCCGCGGAGTACGGGTTGTAG
- a CDS encoding acyltransferase, translating to MTKLQSRNYGLDLLRVLACYMVLQVHAGEFYYIADGGLVAAGGEPVWACWLNSLCRTAVPLFVMLSGFFLLPVRERMRDFFARRFVRVVVPFLVWCVLYAIYQFLTGRTDAAGALLGVCRIPVNFGVEIGHLWFVYMLLGLYLFAPVVSPWIETASRRAMEGYLALWAFTLCIPYVHLVFPELLGECFWNDTPMLYYFSGFLGYMVLAAYLRRYHAAPRAWHKWGGALLVVAGYFATAWIFDARLATQRLVADLELSWGFGTINVAAMSVGLFLLLKDVRPGAGRFTGVVTDISRLSYGIYLIHIMLLNFFHGWLDPLIVSAGIKIPVLALCTFVSSYAVVKLISLLPGSKYVVG from the coding sequence ATGACGAAACTTCAATCCCGAAACTACGGTCTCGACCTGTTGCGTGTGCTGGCCTGTTACATGGTGCTTCAGGTGCACGCCGGAGAATTCTACTATATTGCCGACGGCGGCTTGGTCGCCGCGGGCGGCGAACCTGTCTGGGCCTGCTGGCTCAACTCGTTGTGCCGCACCGCCGTGCCGCTGTTCGTCATGTTGTCGGGATTTTTCCTGCTTCCGGTGCGGGAGCGCATGCGCGACTTTTTCGCCCGGCGTTTCGTGCGCGTGGTGGTGCCGTTTCTGGTGTGGTGCGTGCTCTACGCAATCTACCAGTTCCTGACGGGACGGACCGATGCCGCCGGAGCGTTGCTCGGCGTCTGCCGCATCCCGGTCAATTTCGGCGTCGAGATCGGACACCTCTGGTTCGTCTACATGCTGTTGGGACTCTACCTGTTCGCCCCGGTTGTCTCGCCGTGGATCGAGACGGCTTCGCGCCGCGCCATGGAGGGTTATCTCGCGCTTTGGGCCTTCACTCTGTGCATCCCCTATGTGCACCTCGTTTTCCCGGAGCTGCTCGGCGAATGTTTCTGGAACGACACGCCGATGCTCTACTACTTTTCGGGATTCCTCGGCTACATGGTGCTGGCCGCCTATTTGCGCCGCTACCACGCCGCGCCGCGCGCATGGCATAAGTGGGGCGGTGCGTTGCTGGTCGTCGCGGGGTATTTCGCGACGGCATGGATTTTCGACGCACGGCTGGCGACGCAGCGGCTCGTCGCGGACCTCGAACTTTCGTGGGGCTTCGGGACGATCAACGTGGCCGCGATGTCGGTCGGGCTGTTCCTGCTGCTGAAAGACGTCAGGCCGGGGGCGGGCCGTTTTACGGGCGTCGTTACCGACATTTCGAGACTCAGCTACGGCATCTACCTGATACACATCATGCTGCTCAACTTCTTCCACGGCTGGCTCGATCCGCTGATCGTTTCGGCCGGGATCAAGATCCCCGTGCTGGCGCTCTGCACCTTCGTCTCGTCCTATGCGGTCGTAAAGCTGATTTCGCTGCTGCCCGGCAGCAAATACGTCGTAGGGTAG
- a CDS encoding nitroreductase family protein: MTVKIITCAALLLAACGGTQPPKEEAKAPETRTEVKHGAEIALLKPDSKAGMTVNEALENRRSWREYAPEALSLEELSGVMWAAGGVNRPADGRLTAPSALALYPVRVYAFFAEGVYSYDAKARKLVRVAEGDLRRLAGAQDFVYAAPLNLVYIADMSVYEGKSIPAEHVRYLCGQDAAGYAENVNLYTAGHGLKSITRGSAPEAELLKALGLDPKRYFMALAQTVGK, encoded by the coding sequence ATGACTGTGAAGATCATTACCTGTGCGGCTTTGCTGCTCGCGGCATGCGGCGGCACGCAGCCGCCTAAAGAGGAGGCCAAGGCCCCCGAAACCAGAACCGAAGTGAAGCACGGCGCGGAGATCGCCCTTCTCAAACCCGATTCCAAGGCGGGCATGACCGTAAACGAAGCATTAGAAAACCGCCGTTCATGGCGAGAATACGCTCCTGAGGCGCTTTCGCTCGAAGAGCTTTCGGGCGTCATGTGGGCCGCAGGGGGTGTCAACCGTCCCGCCGACGGCCGTCTGACGGCTCCTTCGGCGCTGGCGCTCTATCCGGTCCGCGTCTATGCCTTTTTCGCCGAAGGTGTCTACAGCTATGACGCCAAGGCGCGGAAACTCGTGCGCGTCGCCGAAGGCGACCTGCGCAGGTTGGCCGGCGCGCAGGATTTCGTCTATGCCGCACCGCTGAATCTGGTCTATATCGCCGATATGTCGGTCTACGAAGGAAAGAGTATTCCGGCTGAACATGTCCGCTACCTCTGCGGGCAGGATGCCGCCGGATATGCCGAGAATGTGAACCTCTATACGGCAGGTCACGGGCTGAAGTCGATCACGCGCGGCAGCGCCCCCGAAGCCGAACTGCTCAAGGCACTCGGTCTCGACCCTAAGCGCTATTTCATGGCGCTGGCGCAGACGGTCGGCAAATAG
- a CDS encoding 4Fe-4S dicluster domain-containing protein, with protein MNPTAVYTVVFSPTGTSRKIAAAVAQGVARHGGSCNATANTAAGADAGTNAATGSAAKAFTTIDLTHAAGKPPVLPADAAAVFAVPVYGGRVAPAALERLQEIRGEGTPAVVLAVYGNRAFGTAVAQLAAFVAERGFVPVAAGAFVGEHSYSTPGTPIAEGRPDTQDLAEAAAFGARIGQKLAHGETGPIDAAKLREPHTPLLSKLRFIRFVLGYRRRQKRNPVALLPAGDAARCTQCGRCVALCPTQAIARGDELHTDPARCIRCCACVKGCAFGARTFETPFAAVLSRNFARRKPPVTLM; from the coding sequence ATGAATCCGACAGCAGTCTACACCGTCGTCTTTTCACCGACGGGAACTTCGAGAAAAATCGCCGCGGCGGTTGCGCAGGGAGTGGCCCGGCACGGCGGGAGCTGCAATGCAACGGCAAATACGGCGGCCGGAGCGGACGCTGGTACAAATGCCGCCACAGGCAGCGCGGCAAAGGCGTTCACGACAATCGACCTGACGCATGCGGCGGGAAAACCGCCCGTGCTGCCGGCCGATGCCGCGGCGGTATTCGCCGTGCCGGTATACGGGGGCCGCGTGGCGCCTGCGGCATTGGAAAGGCTGCAGGAGATTCGCGGCGAGGGAACGCCGGCCGTAGTGCTGGCGGTCTACGGCAACCGGGCTTTCGGAACGGCGGTCGCACAACTGGCGGCGTTCGTCGCCGAGCGGGGATTCGTTCCCGTGGCGGCCGGGGCTTTCGTGGGCGAACACTCGTACAGCACGCCCGGCACGCCGATCGCCGAAGGACGTCCCGATACGCAGGACCTCGCCGAAGCGGCCGCTTTCGGAGCGCGCATCGGCCAAAAGCTTGCGCACGGAGAGACCGGCCCGATCGACGCCGCAAAACTCCGCGAGCCGCATACGCCGCTGTTGTCAAAACTGCGGTTCATCCGTTTCGTGCTGGGGTACCGCAGGCGGCAGAAACGCAATCCGGTCGCACTGCTCCCCGCGGGCGACGCCGCACGGTGCACCCAATGCGGCCGCTGTGTCGCACTCTGTCCCACGCAGGCGATCGCGCGCGGCGACGAACTGCACACCGACCCGGCGCGCTGCATCCGCTGCTGCGCATGCGTCAAAGGCTGCGCGTTCGGCGCACGCACGTTCGAAACGCCTTTCGCTGCCGTTCTGTCGCGCAACTTCGCCCGGCGGAAACCGCCCGTAACGCTTATGTAA
- a CDS encoding GNAT family N-acetyltransferase — translation MTIERLKTPSAGKLNALTDLWEASVRATHDFLAPEDIAFFRQMVRQEALRGVELYVIRKPDSKAPETGTSAGQENRHESRTSGKTGESRRPEGLDENGMFGGFAAFAGIDGDMLEMLFVAPKARGKGVGRQLVEYLVRERGIRQVDVNEQNTQAAGFYARLGFRVTGRDATDPSGRPYPILHLSLGETPQRIVPIPNLQTDRVDVDFESEPTGDEGK, via the coding sequence ATGACAATCGAACGACTGAAAACCCCGTCGGCAGGCAAGCTGAACGCCCTGACCGACCTCTGGGAAGCCTCGGTGCGGGCGACGCACGACTTTCTCGCGCCGGAGGATATTGCGTTTTTCCGGCAAATGGTCCGGCAGGAAGCGCTCCGGGGTGTAGAATTATACGTCATCCGGAAGCCGGACAGCAAAGCGCCTGAAACCGGAACATCCGCAGGACAGGAGAACCGGCACGAGTCCCGGACATCCGGCAAGACAGGAGAATCCCGCCGACCGGAGGGCTTGGACGAGAACGGGATGTTCGGGGGATTCGCCGCGTTCGCAGGTATCGACGGCGATATGCTCGAAATGCTCTTCGTCGCGCCCAAAGCGCGCGGCAAAGGAGTGGGCCGGCAGCTGGTGGAATATCTCGTCCGCGAACGCGGCATAAGGCAGGTCGATGTCAACGAGCAGAACACGCAGGCGGCGGGATTTTACGCCCGGCTGGGATTCCGCGTCACGGGGCGCGACGCGACCGATCCGTCGGGCAGGCCCTACCCTATCCTCCATCTGTCGCTGGGCGAAACGCCGCAGCGGATCGTGCCGATCCCGAACCTGCAGACCGACCGGGTCGATGTCGATTTCGAATCAGAGCCAACCGGGGACGAAGGAAAATAA